A DNA window from Ranitomeya imitator isolate aRanImi1 chromosome 2, aRanImi1.pri, whole genome shotgun sequence contains the following coding sequences:
- the LOC138664922 gene encoding uncharacterized protein, producing the protein MSLSDVPAIVAAALLLEAQNQLEAEARNNRAKRQRRMWTRQWLQKRNQLSHMGLIRELKENNPHDFKNYLRMSEDSFNFLLEAVEPYIRRQNTRMRAAVPVDERLAVTLRFLATGRSMQDLHYCAAISRTLLSVIIPETCKAIISALHQNYMPFPETPDDWKEISRGFHEQWQFPNCGGALDGKHVRITQPPHSGSFYYNYKGYFSVILMALVNANYEFVSVSVGINGRLSDGGVLELTDFGDRLKENKLALPPNSDTTENMNFVFVGDEAFPLHPNLLKPFSQKTLTPERRIFNYRLSRARRVVENAFGIMANRFRVFHTAMNMKLSSIDSVVLACCVLHNFLRRRDATAYSPPQYVDSVDPANGDITQGEWRLDEHRVSGLESLGSGRNNDDATNCREKYCDFFNGPGAVSWQHQQL; encoded by the coding sequence atgtctctttcggatgtacctgcgattgtagcggctgcattgctgttagaagctcagaaccagctggaggctgaagcgcgaaacaatcgtgcaaagcgacagcgccgcatgtggaccagacagtggctgcagaagaggaatcaattgtcccacatgggcctaatcagggaactgaaggagaacaacccgcatgatttcaagaactacctgagaatgtccgaggattcatttaatttcctacttgaagctgtggaaccttatattaggcggcaaaatacaaggatgcgagctgctgtccctgtggatgagagactggctgttacgctccggttcctggcgactggaaggtctatgcaagacttgcattactgcgctgcgatttcccgaaccctactcagcgtcataattccggagacatgtaaagcaattatctctgctttacaccaaaattacatgcctttcccggagaccccggatgattggaaagagatttcaaggggatttcatgagcaatggcagttccctaattgcgggggtgccttggatgggaaacatgtccgcatcacccaaccaccacactccggctccttttattataactataagggttatttcagcgtaattctgatggccctcgttaatgcgaactacgaatttgtaagtgtgtctgtagggattaacgggagattatctgatggcggagttttggagctaaccgattttggggaccgcttgaaagaaaacaaactggccttgcctcccaacagtgacactactgaaaacatgaactttgtgtttgtcggagatgaggcgttcccactgcatcccaaccttttgaagccattctcccagaaaactctgacacctgagcggcgcatatttaattaccggctttcgagagctagacgcgttgtggagaatgcgtttggaatcatggcaaaccgatttcgtgttttccacactgcaatgaacatgaaactatcgtctatagactctgtggttcttgcttgttgcgtcctccacaactttttgcgccgccgtgatgccactgcatacagccctccacagtatgtagactctgttgaccctgcaaacggggatataacccagggagaatggcgtctagatgagcacagggtttctggcctggaaagtctgggatccggaaggaacaatgatgacgcgacaaattgcagggaaaaatactgtgactttttcaatggtccaggggctgtctcatggcagcaccaacaattgtag